The genomic interval CGTCAAACACATATCCTGTCCTTGCTGCTACCGGCGCAGCTGCATCGCCTTCGTACAGCACGCTTTCTGTCTTTAATACGGTTCCGTCATAATCTTTGAATACTACGCTGTATTCATTTCTGTCGTAATAAAGCTTGAGAACCAGGCTTCCGTCCCCCTCTACATTGCCGCTTTGAACCGTGCCTTCTATATCCTTGTCAAATGTAAATCCTACATAGCCTTTATCTGTGGCTGTCGCCACAGTATCCGTCGTTCCTGCAAGATTTTCCGTCTCTGCCAAGGTATAGCCTACTCCGTCTACATCCTGCTTGTAATGCTCCACCTTGTAGGCAGTATCCGTATTGACCTCATAAACTGCTTTAATCGTTATATCTGATTTGACATTATTAAATGTTCCACTCCAACCAATAAATGTGTATCCCGATCGCTCTGCCTTAGGTGGTTTTGCATCCGATTCATACATTACCATTTCAGACTTCAAAATACTGTCATCATAGTCTCTAAAAGCTACCTTGTATTGAATTCTATCATAATACAACTTCATTGCAAGGCTTCCATCACCTTTAATTGTCCCCTTAACGAGAGTTCCATCAACATTCACATTTAATTCAAAACCATCATAACTCCTGGCTTTTGATTCAACGCTGGAATCTGTTACACCTTGATAAGTCTCAGTTTCAACTAAAGAATATCCTTCTCCATTTGCATTTTGCTTATAGTGATTAATTTTATAACCAGTATCAGATTTGGCTTGCCACCTAGCGTAAACAACCTTATCTCCTACGCTTCCTTTAGCAATTTCGTTACATAAATTGCCTCCTTCGTTTTTATCAAACCACCCTACAAACATATACCCTTCTTTTTCAGGTGCTTTTAAAGAAATAGCTTCAGACTCTATATTATAAGATGTTGGTGCATCAAAATGGTTTTTGCCTCCATTCAACTCATAATTTATGCTATAATCTTCAACAATCCATTTTGCATATAAAGTTAAACCATTTAATGGTACGGTATCTTTTCTAAAATTCCACTTTTCAGTTAATGCAGCATTTTTATACCATCCTTCGACTACGTAACCTTCTTTATTTGGGTCTTCCGGAATGGGAATAGTTTTCTCAAATTCGCTTTTAATAGCTCCAATTTTGCTTCCACCATTTTCATTAAAAGCAATTATATACTCGTTTGCCTTATAATACGCAAATACATCCATATCTTCAGTAACGTTGTCAAATGCTTTGTCCCATCCTTTAAAGCTATACCCTATCCTTGACGGATTTTTGGGTGGAATAGCGCTACCGTTTTTTTCTACATCAATTATCTTTAACAAAGTACT from Alkalibacter saccharofermentans DSM 14828 carries:
- a CDS encoding InlB B-repeat-containing protein, with protein sequence MRSANKQLFSVVMLIFSIILITGCTFLINSEGSDESTLIINESGSYTLSDNYKVVKIEVGDVVIEDGNAEKIVIEQTVGDGEVTLKNINAQKLYVFGGGVNSVLLQEKTRINEIKVKREDGHVRIVIEDESIANNVTVAQGSQNVIIQGNIDILKVEASDVEVTADKGHIRKAIIENSNSSIIVGKDSKLDEGNISEETSGSKFVILGSGDLLEVSGKGNIVEVDGFLKKLIVTQKTDIVVNSNIDEVIFKDDAEESILIINAEGVVKLIRSNTKININGTGYVEKAVAIATKQVAGNSVIKTITLQDNPFIDMNYLKEENLKTITNIVPKVNEDDNNKEVQDKELYKVKFIDFDSTLLKIIDVEKNGSAIPPKNPSRIGYSFKGWDKAFDNVTEDMDVFAYYKANEYIIAFNENGGSKIGAIKSEFEKTIPIPEDPNKEGYVVEGWYKNAALTEKWNFRKDTVPLNGLTLYAKWIVEDYSINYELNGGKNHFDAPTSYNIESEAISLKAPEKEGYMFVGWFDKNEGGNLCNEIAKGSVGDKVVYARWQAKSDTGYKINHYKQNANGEGYSLVETETYQGVTDSSVESKARSYDGFELNVNVDGTLVKGTIKGDGSLAMKLYYDRIQYKVAFRDYDDSILKSEMVMYESDAKPPKAERSGYTFIGWSGTFNNVKSDITIKAVYEVNTDTAYKVEHYKQDVDGVGYTLAETENLAGTTDTVATATDKGYVGFTFDKDIEGTVQSGNVEGDGSLVLKLYYDRNEYSVVFKDYDGTVLKTESVLYEGDAAAPVAARTGYVFD